The region AAGCATATTTCCAGCAGGGCGTCATTCAATTTAAGTTTGACCATATAAAGGAAGAACGAAAAGGATTGGCGGAAGAACGAATGGCCGCAATTCGAAAGCGGCAGCGTCAAGTGGCAGCCAGTAACAGAATGATTGCTCATACAGATGCTGCTCATGGAGTGGTTCCTGTTGTCGTATTTGAGGAAGCAGTGCTCGATTATAAACGGGATGTTATATATCCTTCAACAAAATAGTGTATGAACCTGGGAGGGTAATAATATGGAAAAAACAAGGGAATTCATAGAAAAGTTAGGGTTCCCCGGCAGGGACTGCCACCATTTGCCCACTTCTTCGAAAACGTTTCCTGATGGGGCGCAATATCGTGTGGAAATTCCAAGTGTGGAAGGTCCTGCTTCTTTGGAAGCAGTAATTGAAGCTTGCAAGCATTATGATGTTACCATCCACCGTGTTTCACAGGGAAGCGGAATCATGCTGCTGACAGATGAAGAATTGGTTCAAATGGCTGATATTGGACGCAGAGAAAAGCTTGAAGTAAGCCTGTTTGTAGGGCCCCGGGGAACATGGGACATCACTCCAATGCAGTGGGCAAGTGCAGGTAAAATTACAGGCCTTCGGGTTCAAGGGATGGACCAGCTGGTTTATTCCATTGAAGATATTAAAAGGGCCTGTGATAAAGGAATTCGTGGTATTTTAGTTGCCGATGAAGGTCTTTTATGGCTGGTAAATGAATGTAAGAAACACAGGGAACTGCCGGATGATTTGGTCGTAAAAATTTCTGTGCAAATGGGGCCATCCAATCCTGTTTCCATTCGTTTGATGGAGCAGATTGGAGCTAACACTTTTAATGTCCCAACGGATTTAACCTTGGCCCGCTTGGCTGCTATCCGACAAGTACTGGATATTCCCATAGATATTTATGTAGAGGCTCCCGATGATATCGGAGGATTTATTCGTCACTATGATATACCTGAGATTATTCGTGTGGCTGCACCTGTTTATATCAAATTCGGATTAAGGAACTCACCGAATATTTATCCCTCAGGAACCCATTTAGAGTCCACATCCATTGCATTATGCAAGGAGCGAGTAAGACGGGCAAGGATTGGGCTTGATATGATTAAAAGATATGCGCCGCATCTTAAAACATCGGAAAAAGGTGCTGCGGGCTTAGGTGTTCCTGTTGCAATTGGAGGAGAATAATAAATGGATGTTGTAACTTTTGGTGAAACGATGGTGCTTCTAAATCCTCTTTCAACAGGTCCTCTTCGATATACCACCTTATTTGAAAAAACCATCGGTGGTGCTGAATCAAATGTAGCCATTGGCTTGGCTCGTTTAGGTCATCGGGTTGGGTGGATGAGTCGTTTAGGGAATGATGAATTTGGGCTGTTTGTTCGCAATTTCATCCGAGGTGAGGGAGTAGATACAACGCAGGTTCAATTTGACGAGAAGCATCCAACCGGGGTTTTCTTTAAAGAGAGGCAAGTGATGCAGGAACCGAAGGTTTACTATTACCGAAAGGGTTCTGCAGCCAGTTATTTTAGTCCGAATGATATAAATGAATCCTATCTATCGCAAGCAAAATATTTGCATATCACCGGGATAACTCCTGCATTAAGTCAAAGCTGTCGGGATGCTGTATATCGTTCTATAGAATTAGCGAAGAAACATGGATTAAAGATTATGTTTGACCCCAATATTCGTCTTAAATTGTGGTCAACGGAAGAGGCAAAAGAAGTTCTTTTTGATATTGCCGGCCTATGTGATATTGTCATTCCAGGACTGGAAGAAGGAGAAATCTTAACTGGAGAATCAGCACCGGAAAAAATAGCAGACTCATTACTGCAGAATGGAGCAAAAGCCGTGGTTATAAAATTGGGTGAACATGGAGCTTACTACTCTGTAAACCAACAAGAGGAATATGTTCCTGGTTATCCTGTTGAAAAAATTGTAGATCCCATCGGGGCTGGCGACGGGTTTGCTGCCGGACTTCTGTCAGGACTTCTTCGCGGCTGGTCCTATCGCGATTCTGTTGAGCTAGGCAATCGGATTGGTGCGTATGCATTAACGGTGATTGGTGATGTAGAAGGGTATCCCTTCTGGTCACAGATTAACCCGGAAAAAGACCAGCAAACCATCTACCGTTAACATATCCTACAAAAAAATCTGGAGGTAAGAGAAAAGGAATGCTTAAAAAGATGGTCTTATTACAAAAATTGGTGGAAAGCGGGATCATTGCCGTTATCCGTCATATCCCTGAAGATAAAGTTGACAAGGTTGCGGAAAGCCTTGTTGTGGGAGGCATAACTGCCCTTGAAGTAACAGTAGATAGCCCAGGGGCTTTTGAAACCATTCATCGAATTTCCAAACAATTGAAAGGTCGTGCCCTTGTTGGTGCCGGTACAGTTATTGACAGTGAATCAGCACGATTGGCGATCCATCACGGTGCAGAATTTATTTTTAGCCCCAGTCTTCATGAGGGTGTTATCCGTACCGCTCTGCGCTATGGAAAAGTTGCTGTTCCCGGAGTGATGACTCCAACGGAAATGATTACTGCGATCGAATGGGGGGCGGATTTGGTTAAATTATTCCCCGCCGCAACCCTTGGGGTGAAATATATTAAAGATATCAAAGCACCATTTCCCCATATTCCAGTGATACCAACTGGAGGTATTCATTTGAACAATATCGCCTCGTTTTTTGAAGCGGACGTAGCTGCGGTGGGGATAGGTGGAAATCTGTTGGATCGGAAAGCGATTGACAACTCCGATTTTAATAAAATTACCCATATAGCCGAACAATATGTAACATCCGTTCAAGTAGCTCGATCAAAAAGCTGAATGAATAATTTTATGATTATGATAAAATAAAAGATATTTGAATTGATATTAAAGGGTGAGTGAAATGCCAATTATTCAAGCGGTAGATCGAGCACTTCGCATATTAGATTTATTTGATGAAAATGAAACTGAATTAAAAATCACGGATATTAGCCAGCGGATAAATCTGCACAAAAGTACGGTTCATTCTTTGTTGAAAACTCTTCAGATTCATGGCTATATTCAGCAAAATCCCGAGAATGGCAAATACAAGCTGGGCATGAAATTGTTTGAACGGGGCAGCTTTGTTATCTATGGATTGGATGTACGAAAAATTGCAAAACCATATTTGATGGACCTGTCGATGAATACAGGGCAAACCACTCACTTGGTCATTCTAGATGGAAAGGAAGGAGTATACATCGATAAGGTAGAAGGCCCACAAGCCGTTGTTTTATACTCTCGCATTGGGCGAAGAATTCCTGTTCATTGCAGTGCGGTAGGGAAAGCTCTAGTAGCATTTAGGAAAAAAGAAGAAATCGAAAGTATTTTAAAGGACTATGTCTATCAGAAGTCTACGGAAAATACGATTAGTAATGAGAAGGATTTTCTGGATGAACTGGAAAAAGTACGACAAGTTGGCTACGCTGTCGATAATCAAGAGAATGAACCGGATGTTCGCTGTATCGCCGTACCTATAAGGGACCATTCCGGAGCCCCTATTGCTGCAATTAGTATGTCTACTCTCGTGTCTCGTGTAGATGATCAAAAATTGGAAGGATTTATTGGCATGTTAATGGAAGTGGGAAATGAAATATCAAGGCAGATGGGATACGGTATCGTTTAGTTGGCAGATATGAATGGTTTAGAATGTCTATTCGTCTTAATTATGTTTATATAACAAAACTTATTTTTATAATATAAAACTTGGAGATGAGACAATATGCGTATTATACGTTTTTTACAACAATCAATTCCGACTCTTGGGGCATTAACAGATGATGATATGGTTTATGTTTTGCCACAGAAGGATTTTATGCAGCTTGTACAAGAGGCTGATGCAAAAAAAATAACATCCCTTCGTTTGATTGAAGAAATCATTTCCAATTCAGCTCCCCTTGATAAGAGCTGTGAATCATTAGATCTGCTTGTACCCATTGAAGCACCAGAGGTATGGGCATCTGGAGTAACTTATGAGAGAAGTAGAGATGCCAGAAACTATGAAGCAACTGGAGGAAAGCTTGATGCTACCACATTTTATGATAAGGTTTATAATGCCGTTAGACCTGAAATTTTCTTTAAGTCAACGGCAGCCCGTACTGTTGGTCCCAATCAGGAAGTATTTTTGCGCAGTGATTCAAAGTGGCAAATTCCTGAGCCGGAACTTGGATTAGTTATTAATAAAGTGGGCAAAATTTTGGGATACATTGTAGGTAACGATATGAGCTGCCGGGATATCGAAGGAGAAAATCCCCTTTATCTTCCGCAGGCTAAAATATGGAAGAATTCATGTGCAATTGGTCCTGCTATTCGCCTAGCAGAAACCGT is a window of Microaerobacter geothermalis DNA encoding:
- a CDS encoding U32 family peptidase: MEKTREFIEKLGFPGRDCHHLPTSSKTFPDGAQYRVEIPSVEGPASLEAVIEACKHYDVTIHRVSQGSGIMLLTDEELVQMADIGRREKLEVSLFVGPRGTWDITPMQWASAGKITGLRVQGMDQLVYSIEDIKRACDKGIRGILVADEGLLWLVNECKKHRELPDDLVVKISVQMGPSNPVSIRLMEQIGANTFNVPTDLTLARLAAIRQVLDIPIDIYVEAPDDIGGFIRHYDIPEIIRVAAPVYIKFGLRNSPNIYPSGTHLESTSIALCKERVRRARIGLDMIKRYAPHLKTSEKGAAGLGVPVAIGGE
- a CDS encoding sugar kinase yields the protein MDVVTFGETMVLLNPLSTGPLRYTTLFEKTIGGAESNVAIGLARLGHRVGWMSRLGNDEFGLFVRNFIRGEGVDTTQVQFDEKHPTGVFFKERQVMQEPKVYYYRKGSAASYFSPNDINESYLSQAKYLHITGITPALSQSCRDAVYRSIELAKKHGLKIMFDPNIRLKLWSTEEAKEVLFDIAGLCDIVIPGLEEGEILTGESAPEKIADSLLQNGAKAVVIKLGEHGAYYSVNQQEEYVPGYPVEKIVDPIGAGDGFAAGLLSGLLRGWSYRDSVELGNRIGAYALTVIGDVEGYPFWSQINPEKDQQTIYR
- a CDS encoding bifunctional 4-hydroxy-2-oxoglutarate aldolase/2-dehydro-3-deoxy-phosphogluconate aldolase, whose product is MLKKMVLLQKLVESGIIAVIRHIPEDKVDKVAESLVVGGITALEVTVDSPGAFETIHRISKQLKGRALVGAGTVIDSESARLAIHHGAEFIFSPSLHEGVIRTALRYGKVAVPGVMTPTEMITAIEWGADLVKLFPAATLGVKYIKDIKAPFPHIPVIPTGGIHLNNIASFFEADVAAVGIGGNLLDRKAIDNSDFNKITHIAEQYVTSVQVARSKS
- a CDS encoding IclR family transcriptional regulator; this translates as MPIIQAVDRALRILDLFDENETELKITDISQRINLHKSTVHSLLKTLQIHGYIQQNPENGKYKLGMKLFERGSFVIYGLDVRKIAKPYLMDLSMNTGQTTHLVILDGKEGVYIDKVEGPQAVVLYSRIGRRIPVHCSAVGKALVAFRKKEEIESILKDYVYQKSTENTISNEKDFLDELEKVRQVGYAVDNQENEPDVRCIAVPIRDHSGAPIAAISMSTLVSRVDDQKLEGFIGMLMEVGNEISRQMGYGIV
- a CDS encoding fumarylacetoacetate hydrolase family protein, whose protein sequence is MRIIRFLQQSIPTLGALTDDDMVYVLPQKDFMQLVQEADAKKITSLRLIEEIISNSAPLDKSCESLDLLVPIEAPEVWASGVTYERSRDARNYEATGGKLDATTFYDKVYNAVRPEIFFKSTAARTVGPNQEVFLRSDSKWQIPEPELGLVINKVGKILGYIVGNDMSCRDIEGENPLYLPQAKIWKNSCAIGPAIRLAETVEDPYQFQITCRIYRDEKLVVEGTASTGQLKRRFDELVSYLVRDNEIFDGTVLLTGTCIVPPNEFTLVDGDRIEIEISGIGTLINVVKSQSSVIKSI